The following proteins are encoded in a genomic region of bacterium:
- the rpmB gene encoding 50S ribosomal protein L28, with protein sequence MKRCEVCGKSPLYGHSVSHANNKTKRRWLPNLQEVRAKMTNGAVKRIKVCTQCIKSGRVAKAA encoded by the coding sequence ATGAAACGTTGTGAAGTTTGCGGCAAAAGCCCTTTGTATGGCCATAGCGTCAGCCATGCCAACAACAAAACCAAAAGACGTTGGTTGCCGAACTTGCAGGAAGTTCGCGCGAAAATGACCAATGGCGCCGTCAAGCGCATCAAAGTCTGCACGCAATGCATCAAATCCGGACGGGTTGCCAAAGCCGCCTAA
- a CDS encoding DUF433 domain-containing protein: MNDQQLLERITSQQNVLGGKPVIKGTRLSVEFILNLLAHGSTTEDILNEYKGLMKEDIHACLLFATKSLEDTTFMPLEPEMA, encoded by the coding sequence ATGAATGATCAGCAACTTTTGGAAAGAATTACAAGCCAACAGAACGTCCTTGGCGGAAAACCTGTGATCAAGGGAACACGTTTATCTGTCGAATTCATCCTGAACCTACTGGCGCATGGCTCGACCACTGAAGACATCCTGAATGAATACAAAGGCCTGATGAAAGAAGATATTCACGCCTGTCTTCTTTTTGCGACGAAATCTCTTGAAGATACGACATTCATGCCCTTGGAGCCGGAGATGGCTTAA
- a CDS encoding DUF4416 family protein, which translates to MGKIFSQPKVKLISGIMVRPDFDASAVFETITGRLGPIDLHTPWFDFSHTGYYKGEFGEQLKKQYFSLEQLVAIDDIPDLKIWSNQIEDHYLIDGSRTVNIDPGYMADAKVLMATTKNLAHRVYIGKNIFVDLQLIFRHHTFVPVNWTFADMKEPEVIALFNDVRAKYMEQLKELGEYDGGGFKLY; encoded by the coding sequence ATGGGAAAAATTTTTTCACAACCGAAAGTGAAACTGATCAGCGGTATCATGGTTCGTCCTGATTTCGATGCATCGGCTGTTTTTGAAACCATCACAGGCCGGCTCGGCCCCATTGACCTGCACACGCCGTGGTTTGATTTCAGTCATACCGGTTATTACAAAGGCGAATTCGGCGAACAACTCAAAAAACAGTATTTTTCTCTGGAACAATTGGTCGCCATCGATGACATTCCCGATTTAAAAATCTGGTCTAATCAGATTGAAGACCATTATTTGATCGATGGCTCCCGTACAGTCAATATCGATCCCGGTTATATGGCCGATGCAAAAGTGCTGATGGCTACGACGAAAAATCTCGCTCACCGCGTGTATATCGGCAAAAATATTTTTGTCGATTTGCAATTGATTTTTCGCCATCATACGTTCGTGCCGGTCAATTGGACGTTCGCCGATATGAAAGAACCGGAAGTGATTGCGTTGTTCAATGACGTCCGTGCAAAATACATGGAGCAGTTGAAAGAATTAGGTGAATACGACGGCGGCGGATTTAAATTATATTAG
- a CDS encoding DUF5615 family PIN-like protein — MKFIVDECTGPAVSTWLRSLNYDTYSIFDSSRGISDDEVLTIANRENRIIITNDKDFGEKIYRERKKHKGVIFLRLADERSENKIKVLQNVLDGHAGQLHDQFIVVTEKRIRFAKN, encoded by the coding sequence TTGAAATTTATTGTTGATGAATGTACAGGCCCTGCCGTCTCAACGTGGCTGCGATCATTGAATTATGACACCTATTCTATTTTTGACAGTTCAAGAGGGATTTCCGATGATGAAGTGCTGACAATTGCCAATCGTGAGAATCGAATCATAATTACAAACGACAAAGATTTTGGCGAAAAAATCTATCGTGAACGAAAAAAACATAAAGGTGTCATATTCCTCAGATTAGCCGATGAGCGTTCTGAGAACAAGATAAAGGTTCTTCAAAATGTATTGGATGGCCACGCAGGCCAACTGCATGATCAGTTTATCGTAGTAACAGAAAAAAGAATCCGATTCGCCAAAAACTAG